The genomic window CGGGCCCGGATGGGGCAAGTGCTGCCCACCCagctcagaaagcagcagcagctcgaGTGCTACGTGGCTTCCACCGTCAGGAAGGAGCAAGGGGGCTGTGACCGCTGCCCACAGGGTTTCATAATGCCCAGTGCCCAGCTAACAGCTCACCATTCCCTAATTTCAAGCTGCTTGTACCAGTCATCAGCTTCGCTTAGACACCCATCCAGGCCACTCAgctccttttctccccctctctgACCTAAGGAAGATGCCTTCCCTGGCCACCTTGGCTCAGCCTCTCCCAGGGACGCGGCCGAAAGCTCAGAACTGCCACGATTTGCAGCCTGGTCCCACCTATGAAGGACCAACCTCTACCCTGCTGCCTCAATCTCCAGCCCTTCCCGCTGGGCTTGTATCATCCACCCCATCCACCGACCTCTGCTCGTTCCCTGCCAGACGCTCTCAGGCCCCCATGCTCtgccccaaaaaaacccaactcaacAATTCAACATCATGCAACTAATTTCAGCCCTAAGCTCCCAGCTTCCCAACCCACGCAGAGggtcttagagcagcttccagtacttaaagggggcccaCAGGACAtctagggaggggctcttgatcagggagtgcagggagaagacgaggggaaatggttttcagctgaaagagaggagattgggattagaaattaggaagaaatgttctcctgtgagggtggggcggccctggcccaggctgccccatccctggaggtgtccaaggccgggttggatggggcttggagcccctgatgcggTGGGAGGTGCGGGTGGGTGcccttggatggggctttgaggtcccttctgacccaaaccattccgtgatccGCGCGGACACACACCCATCCGTGGATTCGCacctcctcctgcatccccgctcccccctctccccgccgCTGCCCACCCCCGGGGCTCGGGGCGCAGGGTTctcccccaccctcccagggTTCGTTCCCAGCCAGCGCCTCCCGGCACGGGCGCCGAGCGCTCCCCAGCCCCGAGGCCACGGTGATGGGCGGCGATGGGCGGAGCAGGAGccggggatggggtggggggggtgggggggagccGCGCTCCTCCCAGCGGGGCTGGGCTGAGCCGAGCCGGGGCCGCGGGAGCCGAGGACAAAGGTGGCcgggggagaggggatggggggggaccgggagaggggctgggggcggcgAGCGGGGGTCGGGGGAGCCGGGGCGGAGCGGGGGAGAGGCGATTCGGAGCCGGCACCGCGCGGGGACCGCGCTCCCcagggctttggggtccccagaGAGGTCCCCGAGCTGCTGAGGGGGGAAAGGTCCCCTCCGTCCCCCTCCCGAGaccccccatcccatctccttgAAGCCTGCGATGTGGTTTTAGAGGGTGATGACAGCCCCCTGTGCTCCGCTGGCTGGGGTGGCGCATCCCACAGTCGCTGGGTTTGGGGACAGTGGGGTGACAGCGTGGGGACAGTGGGGTGACAGGGTGGGGACAGCGGGGTGACACCCCTCACATCGCCCTTACACCCCCTGATCCCGGATCCGACCCTCCCGTGGGCACCGTGGCCACCTGCGCATCACCGATGCTGGCGGCCACCCAAGAGCAGAGCTAGAAGCGGAGCCCAGGTAGGCAGAAAGCTCACCTGGTGATGCCACCGGTGGTTAGAGGACCACAGGAGGAGTGACCTTGCCCAGGTGACAGAGTCCACGGCCACGGCTCTGAGGAGCCGGAGCTGCAGCGTGGGCCATAAACACTCCCTGTGCGCCGCAGGGAGGAGTTGCTGCCACGCAGGTAAACACGGTGCTGGCGAGAAGGTCACCTGTGCCAGGTGACGCGGGGATGAGCTCCTCCAAGTTCGGTTGGGGgaaacctccccaggcagcccagTGAGTCGTGCCCCACCTGGCACTCCCTGCACGTGGCGCCTTGGCTGGGAACGGGTTATCTCGGCCGCAGTCACGGGGCTGTTTATTCAGCTTCGTTGGGCACTTATTTTCTGGGCGCCACGGCCGGTGCCACCAGGAACACAAAGCCGATGGCTCGTTAGCGCAGGATTGAGACACACCTCTCCGGTGCGTGCTGGCTGAGCACCCTCTGTCCCCGCAGGGCGCCGAGCCATGAAGCTGAACGAGCGGAGCCTGGCGTTCTATGCCACCTGCGACTCGCCGGCCGACAACGCCGGCTTCCTCTACAAGCGAGGTGAGCGGCACACGGCCTATCATCGCCGCTGGTTCGTGCTCAAGGGCAACATGCTCTTCTACTTCGAGGAGCGGGAGAGCCGGGAGCCGGTGGGCGTCATCGTGCTGGAGGGTTGCACCGTGGAGCTCTGCGATTCAGCCGAGGCGTTCGCCTTCGCCATCCGTTTCGGAGGGGCCAAGTCTCGCACCTACGTGCTGGTGGCCGAGAGCCAGGCGGCCATGGAGGCGTGGGTGAAGTCGCTCTCGCGGGCCAGCTTCGACTACATGCGCCTGGTGGTGcgggagctggagaagcagctggaggagatgcGCTCGGGGACAGCCGGGGGCTGCCAGGGGTCACCCACCTCCTGGAAGCAAAAGCCGTCGGGGCCGGAGCAGTCGCCGGAGCGACTCCCAGCTCTGCCCGCTGTCCTGCCGAAGGAGAACGGCTGCGCCGTGTGGAACAATGCACCAGGAGGGGACCCATCGCTCGACACCTGCTGTGGTGGGAACAGCAGTGAGGAGAGACCACGGCCGCTGGCACCGCACAGGCGGGCGTCGAGCAGCGAGGCTGGAAGCGCCGGGGCGGCTGCGGCGGAGAGTCCGTCCACCTTCTGCTGGCTCCACGAGCGGTACGGCCGGGCCGTGGCCCAGCTGCGGCATGAGTGGCTGGAAAGACAGCCTGGTCCTCGGCTCTGAGGACAACACCAACCTGAATCACCAGGACCTGTGGTGGAGAGGAAGATGTTGTCCTTGGTGCCACCTCggtctcctcctcatcctgggATGTGCAACCCTGTTTGCAGCGCTGATGGACACCTGGTGATGGTGCCACCCGGAGCCAAGGGACACCAATGCTGCTCCATGATGGCAAAACACCATCCCAGCACCGATGGCAGCTGGAATCAGCTTCTCACCTGCCAGGCATGAAATTCCTGGGCTCTCAGGACTGCTATGGTCATGGGCATCTTGTGCCAGGCAGTGGGTGCCCAGGTGTGGGTGCAGGGTGCAAGCTACGAATCCCTTCCTGGCCGGTGCCTCTTGGGAATCGCCCACTGCCTGCATCTGGTGGGGCCTCTTGATGCTCTTGCAGCAGGAAGACACATCAACAATGCTTTTGGAGGAGGATTTTGATGGGATCCCACCCTGCTGAGCTCCTGCGTGGGTGTTTCACAGCAGGGAGCCTGCTACcaccttcccctccctgcccagcccaAACAACGGGCTGAGGTCAGCCGAGCGCTGCCAGatccctctgctccagcaggatgtggtttgaaaatgaaaatatcagcGAGCGCAGCCCTTCCTTAatggcagcagcaccagccgCACGAGGAGCTGGTGGCAGCCGGCCGTGGGCACCGTGCGCAGGGCGATcgctgcctgcagcctggctggTGAACCCGCAGGGGGGTGCCCAGAGGGGACCCCGGCACCACCTTGCTGGGTGGGTATTTTGGGCCAGGGCTTCATCCCTGGGCAGCTCGCAAAGGGGAAGCGTCGCTCCCTGCAGAGAATGGGAACATAACGTGCTAGTGGCAGCGGGTGCCGAATGATTCATGTGCCAAACCAGAGCGAAGCTGGTGTCTCATGCCAGTGATTTTATTTCCCCGATGGTTTACATTGACACTAAAGCTGCTGGTTTTGAGGTGGGGTGACCcaccccggggctggggggagcagcTGGGGTGCTCTGGGTTTGGGCCAGGCGGCTCCTGCTCCCTTTGCCTTCTTTGAACAAGCACAATAAAAGTTGCTTCCAATATTCCCTCCTGGCCGCAGTTCTTGTTTGCACCTTCAGTTGCCTGGGGAGGAGGACCTAGGTGGGAATGAATCCATTTTAATCCCCCTCCTATCTGCAGTGTGGATGTAGGGCTGGGCAGGGACTGTCCCCCCTGAGTGGGACACGGCCAACGCCAGAGCCTTGCAgtgccctgcagccccacatCTGCCTGCAGGGGTGGGATGGTGCCAgtctggggacactgggacacagAGCCAGGGTGGTTCCAAAGCAGGAACAGCACGGTCCTGCCCTCAGCTCAACCACCCAGGCACAGCTGAGCAACCCAGGGGTTTGGGCTTTGGAACTGTCACCTTGAGAAAGAGCTGGGAGACTGATTCAGAACACAGACCTCCCACTAGTTCACCAGTGGAAACGGCACTGGGTGCTCTGGTGTGAGTTACGGGTGTATTACAGAGTTGGTGGGGTGTTAGAACCATCCCTCCAAACCCTAAGCAGGCTTGGgtgcccctgcacccccagcagAACATCCCCAGTCCTCTGCCCCTTTACCAGGACCAGTATCAGTGCAGGGACCGGGGAGCCTGTTCTCACCCAAGCGGCCAACACAACCTCCGTGTCCCTCCTTGCGAAACCCCAGCTCCACGAACATCTCCAGCTTCTTGCTAACGTGCAGTCTCGCAGCAGGtcacagggaaactgaggcacaaagcCAGCTAGGGTCGCTCGCTCACTGAGAGCTGCTGGCTGGACACAGCACCCTGCTCCGCGTTTTCGGGGCTTGGGGTGGTGCTGCCGAGGGCAGCCAGGGTGCCGTTGCACCCGCAGGATCCAGATGGTTAATCCAGCCCTGTCAGTCGGCTGCAGAGGAAGACTCCGGTTTCCATGGCAGCTGGCCCAGCTTCTCCAGACGTTCAGCtagtcattaaaaataaatctttcccAACATGTTAGCCGACAAACAAGCTTAAACAGATACGCAACATATGGAtttattaattcattaaatGCAAACACCCCGGCCTCGTGTCGGAAGCTGCAAGCTCACCCGGCGATGGTGGCTCTGAAGAGCCGTGCAGGCTGCGATGCCGCGGGGCAATGCTGATCCGAACCTCACGCCAGAGGATGCTAAGTTATCCCAGGAGCAGGAgcaaagctgcaccagggatGAGCACAGGAATATCTCAGGGCAGAATGGCACCTTAAGATCATTTATCACCCCTTTTTCCACCCCCCCCAAAGCACCGGGAGATGTTTTTGGCAGCGAGAGCTCTTGCTGTAAACCCAAAGCAAGACTGGGACTTTGAGAGGAGCCAAGATCAACCCAGGCACCCCTTCCAGCTGCTTCCAGACAAAACACACCCCGAGGCCAGAGTCGTATCCAACTTCTGTATTTAGTGGCTCTTTTACAGAACTTGTTCCTTCCAAAACTGTTAAACAAAGTTCATTGATCTCATATAAACTTTTGAAGTACAGTGCACGAGCCTATCAAAAACGTGACCTCTATGTCCCGCTGGCTTTAATACAACAGGATTGCCGTGTTCAAGACTAGCCTAAGCGCTCCCTCGCATCCCGTTCCACTAAAGCTCCTGCTAGCACGCTCCGAAGAGCAGTCAATGGTCACGCCTTGACCTTCAAGAGCACGGTGGCCGTGGACACGCTGGGGCTCGCTGGGACCGGGATGGTGGGCGAGGAGAGCCGAGCCTTCGCAGAGCTGCTTTTAGCATCGCTCATCGGCTACCactcaaatataaaaataccttCTATTCTGATAAAAATGTATACAGTGGAAAATCAGTCAATGCATAGCCTCGCAGCATGGCAGGGGGACCCTCCTGGCGACGTCTTGGTGGGTAGGGGCAGGGGACGGAGCGGAGCAGCCCGGAGCAACCAACCCCATGGCGTTTAAAGGCATTTTGTTAGCAGAGGGCGGCTGGTGGCAGTGGGGTCAAGGAGGTGGCACGGAGCGCACCAGGATGGTGCCACCACCAAGCTCCTGCACCTTCAGCCCTGGAAAACTGAAAGCTGATGGTGCTTTGCTCAATTCAGACAGGAACCTAGTGCGACTCCCCGGGCTTCGTCCCAGCTTCACCCGGAGCCACTGCCTGGGGACACAGCCATGGCGAGGGGACACTCCTGCCCGGGGGCTCTCCTCAAGTAAGTGCTTCAGCCACAGGAGCTGGTGTGAggttgggagcagccctgagcagGGCTCATGATTTTGGGTGCTCGTCCCCAGGCACTGGTGCCCCGGGGCAAAGCTCACAGGCTCCAtctctttttgtttctcaaCTGGACGGGCAGAGCAGGGGGAACCGAGATCCCGAGGACGTCCATCCCCAGTGAGCAGAGCCACCCCTGAGCATCACACCTGGGTCCCTCTTCCCACCTGGCTCCCGAATGACCAGCGCAGGctgctttctttgcttctgcattacattttctcttccttcgGGAGCCGGCAGGAGCTGCCCCATGCGGTATCGGGGCTGCCACCGGTCGCCGGCTGGAGGCAGCGCGAGGGACGGCGTTCGGACCATGCTACATCTTGTTCCAGGAGGCTATTGCAGACATTTCTACAACATATACAACCGCACGGGACATTCTGCGTTACAAAGGTTTCAAAAAACATAAACCATCAGAACTAAATACATACTCGATGGCATCAAGGTTTTCGCTTTAGAGTCTTCAGGGACTATGACGCAGTCTCTGGCTGGGGCAGAAGCGACGCGGTGTCTTACAGACAGAGGTGGAAACCGCTCAGCAAGGGTTTACTACGATTGGTCAGTCTCATAGTGCTTCTCGATGGCTTTGCTCAGTAAGTCTTTTctgtggggctttttttaagtttgtttttaatctcaTCCAGTGGCAAACTACAAGACTTCAGTGTACATTTAATGACACGACTGCTACATCATCTTGATTTTATAGCTATCTTTAATATCAAAGCAGCTTAAGCTGTTAATAAATTCCAAAGTAtccttttattaaaatatctaaaagaggtctataaatattttttgtttttgttttttttttcttttctaaaattgtTCTCagtttttcacatttaaaagaaagccGGGGAGAGGCTTCAGGGTGGGGGCCCCCCCTTTCCACGGGTGCTCCCCTCCGTCGCGCTGGCCGCCTGTGGCCTCTGGGCGTGCGCTGCGtttaacaaaatatatatatatatatgtgtgtggggctgtatatatatatttagggCAGCGGGGGCACTCAGAACTCCCACTCGAGGGCCTCCTCGCGGTTGGCAGCCCGCTCCAGGCGGTGGATGATGTTGTTGAGGTTGGCCATCTTCTCATGGCGCCGCTGGACGCTGGTGCTGAGCCGGGGACCAGGAGCCGGCGGCAGCGCCGGTGACACCGGCCCAGCGGAGGATGGACCCGGGGAGGCCGAGCCGGCGAGGCCGGGCGAGGAGGCTGCCGAAGGGGACGCTGGGGACACTTCCAAGCTGCAACGGGACGAGCCGGCGGAGGACTGGGAGCCGTCGGGGTGTGGCGGTGGCGGGGGTCCCGCGGCAGCGGCACGGCCACCCCGCCGCGGGAGGCTGCCGGCGCTGGGAGCGGCGGCGTGAGGGGCTGCCCCCCGCTCCTCCTGGGGGGGTCCGGTCCCTTCGGCTGCCCCGGCCGGGCTGCGTGAGTCCCGCCGGTGGCCCCAGCCTCCTGCGTCCCCCTGCTCCTCTTTCACCTTCATGGGCGCGGTGGCACAGGGATGCTCGCCCTTCCCCACCGCGGGTTTACGGTCCTCGGCGTCCGAATCGGGGCTGTGGGCGGCGCGGCGCGAGGGGACGGCTGCGCCCCCGCTCTGCTCGGGGTCCGTGTCGTTGTCCTGCGTGCCCTCCACCAGCATCTCCCGGCGCATCCGTGACCTGCCAGGACACAACCACAAAGGTCAGCAAGCGCCACCCATTGCCCCATGTCTTAAAAATGCACCTCCAACCCCCAAAATGCAACAACATT from Phaenicophaeus curvirostris isolate KB17595 chromosome 17, BPBGC_Pcur_1.0, whole genome shotgun sequence includes these protein-coding regions:
- the PHETA1 gene encoding sesquipedalian-1, with translation MKLNERSLAFYATCDSPADNAGFLYKRGERHTAYHRRWFVLKGNMLFYFEERESREPVGVIVLEGCTVELCDSAEAFAFAIRFGGAKSRTYVLVAESQAAMEAWVKSLSRASFDYMRLVVRELEKQLEEMRSGTAGGCQGSPTSWKQKPSGPEQSPERLPALPAVLPKENGCAVWNNAPGGDPSLDTCCGGNSSEERPRPLAPHRRASSSEAGSAGAAAAESPSTFCWLHERYGRAVAQLRHEWLERQPGPRL